A single window of Chlamydia ibidis 10-1398/6 DNA harbors:
- the ruvB gene encoding Holliday junction branch migration DNA helicase RuvB produces the protein MTHQVSVLHNDKKFDISLRPKGLQEFCGQKQLTDRLDLFLQAALQRGEVPGHCLFFGPPGLGKTSLAHIVSYTVGRGLVIASGPQLIKPSDLLGLLTSLQEGDVFFIDEIHRMGKVAEEYLYSAMEDFKIDITIDSGPGARSVRVDLAPFTLVGATTRSGMLSEPLRTRFSFCGRVSYYSDDDLTSILIRSSGLLGIEAEMSALHEIAKRSRGTPRLANNLLRWVRDFAQMREGNCINSDVAKKALAMLLIDDWGLNEIDIKLLTTIIDYYQGGPVGVKTLSVAVGEDVKTLEDVYEPFLILKGLIKKTSRGRMVTKLAYDHLNRDSSNLRIPGEE, from the coding sequence ATGACACATCAAGTTTCTGTGTTGCACAATGATAAGAAGTTCGATATATCTTTGCGTCCTAAAGGATTACAAGAATTCTGTGGTCAAAAGCAATTAACGGATCGTCTGGATCTTTTTCTTCAAGCAGCCTTACAAAGAGGGGAGGTCCCTGGTCATTGCTTGTTTTTTGGCCCCCCAGGATTGGGGAAAACTTCATTAGCTCATATCGTATCCTATACGGTAGGCAGAGGTTTAGTTATTGCTTCTGGGCCGCAGCTTATTAAACCATCAGATCTTTTGGGATTGTTAACCAGTTTGCAAGAAGGGGATGTATTTTTTATCGATGAAATTCATCGAATGGGTAAGGTAGCTGAAGAATATTTGTACTCTGCCATGGAGGATTTCAAAATTGATATTACCATAGATTCTGGTCCAGGAGCTCGATCGGTGCGTGTTGATCTCGCTCCTTTCACGTTGGTCGGAGCGACAACACGCTCTGGTATGCTGAGTGAACCTTTGCGTACACGTTTTTCTTTTTGTGGTAGGGTTTCTTATTATTCCGATGATGATTTAACAAGTATTTTAATTCGTTCTTCTGGTTTATTAGGTATAGAGGCTGAAATGTCAGCGCTGCATGAGATTGCTAAGAGATCCCGAGGAACACCAAGATTAGCTAATAATCTTTTGCGTTGGGTTCGAGATTTTGCCCAAATGCGTGAGGGTAATTGTATCAATAGTGACGTGGCAAAAAAAGCTTTGGCTATGCTATTAATAGATGATTGGGGGTTAAATGAGATTGATATTAAACTCCTCACTACAATAATAGATTATTATCAGGGCGGTCCCGTTGGAGTGAAGACTTTGTCCGTTGCTGTGGGCGAGGATGTGAAGACTTTGGAAGATGTTTATGAGCCATTCCTTATACTTAAGGGATTAATTAAGAAAACTTCCAGAGGTAGAATGGTTACTAAGTTAGCCTATGATCATTTAAATAGGGATTCGAGTAATTTACGTATTCCAGGAGAAGAATAG
- a CDS encoding hemolysin family protein — protein MISTILTFLIILFTLCSGFISLSQIALFSLPTSLISHYKRSKYKKQQLVASLLSHPHHLLITLIFCDIGLNIGIQNCVAILVGDNASWLLTVGFPLALTLILCEILPKAVALPYNAQISGSVAPVILIFTKILRPLLDWAISGINYIVQKLLANQQVDIIQPQELKEVLQSCKDFGVVNQEESRLLYGYLSLSDCSVKERMKPRQNVLFYDIQMPIDNLYNLFSEKHCSRVPVCNNNLQNLLGICTAKTLLLYGRPLQSSDELLPLLKKPYYMPETISAKTALCHLAAEDETLGMIIDEYGSIEGLITQEDLFEIVSGEIIDQRKEKVLYTMSGKNVIIATGTLELSDLSEIFNINLPTNNNSATLGGWLTEQVGSIPSTGTKLSWNNLVFQILDAAPNRVRRVYIRKMHD, from the coding sequence ATGATCTCTACTATTCTGACTTTCTTGATTATTTTATTCACCCTCTGTTCAGGATTTATCTCTCTATCGCAAATCGCGTTATTTTCTTTACCGACCTCGTTAATTTCACATTACAAGCGTTCAAAATATAAAAAACAGCAATTGGTTGCTTCTCTCCTATCCCACCCACACCATTTGTTAATTACATTAATTTTTTGTGATATTGGCTTAAATATTGGCATCCAAAATTGCGTTGCTATTTTAGTTGGTGATAATGCTTCTTGGTTACTCACTGTTGGTTTCCCCTTAGCCTTAACTCTTATCTTATGCGAGATTCTTCCCAAAGCTGTTGCATTACCTTATAATGCACAAATTTCTGGTTCCGTAGCTCCTGTAATCCTCATTTTTACAAAAATCTTACGTCCTCTACTAGATTGGGCCATAAGCGGGATTAATTATATTGTTCAGAAACTTCTTGCTAACCAGCAAGTAGACATCATTCAGCCTCAAGAGCTCAAAGAAGTTTTACAAAGTTGTAAAGATTTTGGAGTTGTTAACCAAGAAGAAAGCCGTCTTTTATACGGCTACTTATCCTTAAGCGATTGTAGCGTGAAAGAAAGAATGAAACCGCGACAAAATGTCTTGTTTTACGACATACAAATGCCTATTGATAACCTTTACAATTTGTTTTCTGAAAAACACTGCTCTCGTGTTCCCGTCTGTAATAATAATCTTCAAAATCTTTTAGGTATATGTACTGCAAAAACCTTGCTTCTTTACGGTCGACCTTTACAATCTTCTGACGAACTACTACCTTTACTTAAAAAGCCCTATTACATGCCGGAGACTATCTCTGCAAAAACCGCTCTTTGTCACCTTGCTGCAGAAGACGAGACTTTAGGTATGATTATTGATGAGTATGGTTCTATAGAAGGTTTGATTACCCAAGAAGATCTATTTGAAATAGTTTCTGGAGAGATTATTGATCAGCGTAAAGAAAAAGTTCTTTATACGATGTCAGGAAAAAACGTTATCATTGCAACAGGCACGTTGGAACTAAGTGATCTTAGTGAGATCTTCAACATTAATTTACCTACAAATAATAATAGCGCAACTTTAGGAGGGTGGTTAACAGAACAAGTAGGTTCTATCCCTTCAACAGGAACTAAGCTCTCTTGGAATAATCTAGTTTTCCAAATATTAGATGCTGCTCCTAATCGTGTTCGCCGAGTATATATAAGGAAGATGCATGATTAA
- the dcd gene encoding dCTP deaminase, producing the protein MSIKEDKWIRRMALAHGMIEPFVDCQVNINETTGEKLISYGLSSYGYDLRLSREFKVFTNVYNSIVDPKHFTEDTFISITDDVCVIPPNSFALAHSVEYFRIPRNVLTMCIGKSTYARCGLIVNVTPFEPEWEGYVTIEISNTTPLPAKIYANEGIAQVLFFEADEICEVSYAERKGKYQKQQGITVPFV; encoded by the coding sequence ATGAGTATTAAAGAAGATAAATGGATCCGTAGGATGGCTTTAGCACATGGGATGATTGAGCCCTTTGTTGACTGCCAGGTAAATATCAACGAAACAACTGGAGAGAAATTGATTAGCTATGGTTTGTCCAGCTATGGCTATGATTTGCGTTTATCTCGAGAGTTTAAAGTGTTTACAAATGTTTATAACTCCATTGTAGATCCTAAACACTTCACTGAGGATACCTTCATTTCAATCACCGATGATGTTTGCGTCATACCTCCTAACTCCTTTGCCCTAGCGCATAGCGTAGAATATTTCCGCATTCCGAGAAATGTTCTTACAATGTGTATTGGGAAATCTACGTATGCACGTTGTGGACTCATTGTAAACGTTACTCCTTTCGAGCCGGAATGGGAGGGATACGTAACAATAGAAATTTCTAATACGACTCCGTTACCTGCAAAAATTTATGCTAATGAGGGTATTGCTCAGGTCTTATTCTTTGAGGCTGACGAGATTTGTGAGGTCTCTTATGCCGAAAGAAAAGGTAAATACCAAAAGCAGCAAGGGATTACAGTGCCTTTTGTTTAA
- a CDS encoding SpoIID/LytB domain-containing protein, with product MSVVGYTEVKVSDTFIEQTVVCEPKVRVLLLNESTTALIESKGAYRVYVDNALVYTSAQGIRCAAHALYDGIRWGQNFSKAHCLKIEPVDSGALLFVNGIQYQGALYIHKTDRNCIIVTNELTVEDYLKSVLSIKYLRELDKEALSACVILERTALYERLLARSSQNFWHVTAEEDHYAGYGATKQFYGVEEAVEWTSRLIVDNPDGLIIDAEGLIKANVDRLAVEGYNARQILERFYKDADFVVIESWEEERSDLS from the coding sequence ATGAGCGTGGTAGGATACACAGAAGTTAAAGTATCCGACACTTTCATAGAACAAACAGTAGTTTGCGAACCTAAGGTTCGTGTTCTTCTTCTTAATGAGAGTACTACTGCGTTGATTGAATCTAAGGGTGCTTACCGAGTATATGTTGATAATGCTTTAGTGTATACTTCTGCTCAAGGTATACGATGTGCGGCTCATGCGTTATATGATGGTATTCGTTGGGGACAAAATTTCTCAAAAGCACATTGTTTGAAAATCGAACCTGTTGATAGTGGTGCTTTGCTTTTCGTGAATGGGATACAATATCAGGGTGCCCTGTATATTCATAAGACCGACAGGAACTGTATTATCGTTACAAATGAGTTAACTGTTGAGGATTACCTAAAGTCTGTTCTCTCAATAAAGTATTTGAGGGAATTAGATAAAGAAGCTTTGTCTGCTTGTGTTATTTTAGAACGTACTGCGCTGTATGAAAGATTATTGGCTAGAAGCTCGCAGAATTTCTGGCATGTCACTGCTGAGGAAGATCACTATGCTGGGTATGGAGCCACGAAGCAATTCTATGGTGTAGAGGAGGCTGTTGAGTGGACGTCGCGCTTGATAGTTGATAATCCCGATGGCTTAATCATAGATGCTGAAGGTTTGATTAAGGCTAATGTAGATCGGCTTGCTGTTGAAGGATATAATGCACGCCAGATTTTAGAAAGGTTCTATAAAGACGCAGACTTTGTTGTTATAGAATCCTGGGAAGAAGAAAGAAGCGATCTGAGTTAA
- a CDS encoding glycogen debranching protein, giving the protein MAKINFYPGIPSPLGATQLSPSRFRFSLYSSQATEVVLVLADQQGQIYELPLSADKNRTGNIWHIEITGIADTWSYAFRINGPGQIGASFNFEKYIADPYAKNLHTPQTFGASKTQGDYAFSYLKNEEFSWDGDAPLNIPREISVIYEMHVRSFTYDASSKVNHPGTFLGIIEKIDYLKQLGITAIELLPIFEFDETAHPFKSSSSLPLYNYWGYAPVNFFCPCRRYAYASDPCAPQREFKTLVKELHKAGIEVILDVVFNHTGLEGTECPLPWIDLSSYYMLDSEGRHVNYSGCGNTINANHTPTKQWILDILRYWVEEMHVDGFRFDLASALSRDPFGSPLPIAPVLKDIAYDPLLANTKLIAEPWDAAGLYQLGMFPTISPRWSEWNGSYRDTVKAFLNGSPNLIGLFASKISGSQDNYPKGSPCNSVNYISAHDGFTLYDTVSYNEKHNEANGEKNSDGTNANFSYNFGIEGPTNDPKILQAREQQVKNFFLILILSQGIPMIQSGDEYGHTGQGNNNRWSLDNQANYFLWDKLKERSSLFSFVKELLNFRKAHQTIFNKGFLTTETITWLDSEANPISWQPSKFLAYELKDEQHSIYIAISTQEEEITIKLPKPRAGFTNYKKVADTSKGFIEENLEEMTQLEARTILVAISDAIRT; this is encoded by the coding sequence ATGGCCAAAATTAACTTCTATCCAGGTATTCCTTCACCTTTAGGAGCGACTCAGCTTTCTCCATCACGATTTCGCTTTTCCCTTTACTCCTCACAAGCAACGGAGGTAGTTTTAGTCCTTGCAGATCAACAAGGCCAAATATACGAGCTACCTTTATCCGCAGATAAAAACCGTACTGGCAATATCTGGCATATTGAAATTACAGGCATTGCAGACACATGGTCTTACGCTTTTCGGATTAATGGCCCAGGACAAATCGGAGCATCTTTCAATTTTGAAAAATATATTGCCGACCCCTATGCCAAAAACCTCCACACGCCTCAAACCTTTGGCGCATCAAAAACACAGGGAGACTATGCCTTTAGTTATTTAAAAAATGAAGAATTTTCTTGGGATGGAGACGCCCCACTAAATATACCTAGGGAAATATCAGTTATTTATGAAATGCATGTACGATCGTTTACCTATGATGCGTCTTCTAAAGTTAATCACCCAGGAACGTTTTTAGGAATAATTGAAAAAATTGACTATCTAAAACAACTCGGTATTACAGCCATTGAATTACTACCGATTTTTGAATTCGATGAAACTGCACATCCTTTTAAAAGTTCTTCCTCTCTGCCACTTTATAATTATTGGGGATATGCCCCAGTAAATTTTTTTTGTCCTTGCCGACGTTATGCATACGCATCTGACCCGTGTGCTCCCCAAAGAGAATTCAAAACGCTAGTAAAAGAGTTACACAAAGCAGGAATAGAAGTTATCTTAGATGTTGTATTTAACCATACAGGACTTGAGGGAACAGAATGTCCTTTACCATGGATTGATCTCTCTTCATACTATATGTTAGATTCTGAAGGAAGACACGTAAACTACTCAGGTTGTGGAAATACTATCAATGCTAATCACACTCCGACAAAACAATGGATCCTAGACATACTACGCTACTGGGTTGAAGAAATGCATGTAGACGGCTTTCGATTTGATTTAGCATCCGCACTATCTCGTGATCCTTTTGGATCTCCCCTACCTATCGCACCAGTACTCAAAGATATTGCCTATGACCCATTGCTAGCAAATACGAAACTTATTGCTGAACCCTGGGATGCAGCAGGCCTATATCAATTAGGTATGTTTCCTACAATATCTCCACGATGGAGCGAATGGAATGGCTCTTACCGCGATACAGTCAAAGCATTCCTGAATGGCTCCCCCAACTTAATAGGTTTATTTGCTTCCAAGATCTCTGGATCTCAAGATAATTATCCTAAAGGATCTCCCTGCAACTCTGTTAACTATATCTCCGCACATGATGGATTCACTCTTTATGATACTGTTTCTTATAATGAAAAACATAATGAAGCAAATGGCGAAAAAAACTCAGATGGAACAAATGCGAACTTTAGCTATAACTTTGGAATAGAAGGTCCCACTAATGATCCAAAAATACTGCAGGCAAGAGAACAACAGGTAAAAAACTTCTTTCTAATTCTAATACTATCTCAAGGCATTCCTATGATTCAATCAGGGGATGAATATGGCCATACTGGGCAAGGGAACAACAACCGGTGGAGTTTAGATAACCAGGCCAACTATTTTCTATGGGATAAATTAAAAGAACGCTCTTCGTTATTCTCGTTCGTAAAAGAGCTTTTGAATTTTAGAAAAGCTCATCAAACTATTTTCAATAAAGGCTTTTTAACTACGGAAACAATTACTTGGTTAGATTCAGAAGCAAATCCTATTTCATGGCAACCCAGTAAATTCTTAGCCTATGAACTGAAAGACGAACAGCACAGCATATATATAGCTATCTCTACACAAGAAGAGGAAATAACCATCAAACTACCGAAACCGAGGGCAGGATTCACTAACTATAAGAAAGTAGCAGATACATCCAAGGGATTCATCGAAGAAAATCTAGAAGAAATGACACAATTAGAAGCAAGAACTATCCTAGTTGCTATTAGTGATGCTATTAGAACTTAA
- a CDS encoding type III secretion chaperone Slc1 yields the protein MSRQNAEENLKNFAKELKLPDVAFDQNNTCILFVDGEFSLHLTYEEHSDRLYVYAPLLDGLPDNPQRKLALYEKLLEGSMLGGQMAGGGVGVATKEQLILMHCVLDMKYAETNLLKAFAQLFIETVVKWRTVCADICAGREPSVDTMPQMPQSSGGGMQPPPTGIRA from the coding sequence ATGTCTAGGCAAAATGCTGAGGAAAATCTAAAAAATTTTGCTAAGGAATTGAAACTTCCTGATGTGGCTTTTGATCAGAACAATACGTGCATTTTGTTTGTTGATGGTGAGTTTTCCTTACACCTAACTTATGAAGAGCATTCTGATCGGCTGTATGTTTATGCTCCATTACTTGATGGTTTGCCTGACAATCCACAGAGAAAGTTAGCCCTATATGAGAAGTTGTTAGAAGGCTCCATGTTGGGGGGACAGATGGCTGGAGGTGGAGTGGGTGTTGCCACTAAAGAGCAGCTTATCCTCATGCACTGCGTTCTCGATATGAAGTACGCAGAGACTAATTTATTAAAAGCTTTTGCACAGCTTTTTATTGAAACTGTTGTTAAGTGGCGAACTGTTTGTGCAGATATTTGTGCAGGTAGAGAGCCTTCAGTCGATACAATGCCGCAAATGCCACAGTCTAGTGGCGGTGGTATGCAGCCTCCTCCTACAGGAATTCGCGCATAG